A single Neospora caninum Liverpool complete genome, chromosome VIIb DNA region contains:
- a CDS encoding putative orotate phosphoribosyltransferase, with the protein MSSASLSSSASRTLSKVLAGPPGETDEYQGRQLDPLQKELLLLAYNHGALKFGEFKLKSGRTSPFFFNAGMFGNGQAMELISKAYATEIVRSGVEYDVLFGPAYKGIPLVACTAMSLNRVYSQPAPFIYDRKEEKDHGEKGVLVGALNQLEPKLIPGTVDKYRPARVLLLDDVLTSGTALRGNMKLLRELQPDVEVAGICVLLDRQERISEDSNLSAAEQLEDAYNTKVFSVLNITDMLIFLDGLISSGDHLESRATLQKARNDILEYRRKYGVTDELPTDML; encoded by the exons ATGTCGAGCGCGTCGCTGTCGAGTTCCGCATCCCGTACTTTGAGTAAGGTCCTGGCTGGCCCTCccggggagacagacgaaTATCAGGGCCGTCAGTTGGACCCGCTGCAGAAGGAGCTTCTGCTCCTTGCATACAATCATGGAGCGCTCAAATTCGGCGAATTCAAACTGAAAAGTGGACGGACGagccccttcttcttcaacGCCGGCATGTTCGGCAACGGACAAGCTATGGAACTCATTTCGAAAGCATACGCTACGGAGATCGTACGCAGCGGCGTGGAATACGACGTCCTGTTCGGTCCCGCATACAAG GGAATTCCTCTTGTAGCTTGCACGGCGATGTCGTTGAACCGCGTGTACTCACAACCAGCTCCGTTCATTTacgacaggaaagaagagaaagaccacggcgagaaaggcgttCTCGTCGGCGCGCTGAACCAACTCGAACCGAAGCTGATACCCGGGACTGTCGACAAGTACCGGCCGGCACGGGTCTTGCTGCTGGACGATGTCTTGACTTCCGGCACTGCTCTCCGTGGAAATATGAAACTTCTGCGTGAGCTTCAGCCTGATGTCGAGGTTGCCGGCATTTGTGTCTTGCTTGATCGGCAGGAGCGCATCTCCGAAG ACTCGAATTTGTCAGCGGCAGAACAATTGGAGGACGCCTACAACACGAAGGTCTTCTCCGTTCTGAACATCACGGATATGCTGATTTTTCTCGACGGGTTGATAAGCTCTGGCGATCATCTAGAGTCAAGGGCGACACTTCAGAAAGCTCGGAATGATATTCTGGAATACCGTCGTAAATATGGAGTTACAGATGAGCTGCCTACAGACATGTTGTAG
- a CDS encoding putative zinc finger (C2H2 type) protein: MLKRAVFGLTLPAAERRRPELAKGKAKANVRSPRKQRLQSRHARERFSDESSEDDDLARENIEEDPSSSDQENGENSCEESEEEVLDATAKLALIKKAAALYATDPHSFFEAMKRHDADLQLPKEKGKGKHKKSGAAEEATREGKAVRRGGKRAEQKEAETSLSEDSEDEFAIYDASSSDEGDAQAREEDDVDEPAEQNFRGHFQCKLCPKKIFIFEADLERHLQSKKHLRREAEWEKEHGISREEGEEATDETPTASTSKAGKRKGRRASEESEPDQSESTRKSQQKEKRSQGGEGDARREEPTDATQSKRQKKGKSRDSVTRESGEQGDGTNTNRRKKRQRRALASTIGVSAVSLPSEGRFLSMRRRFREGKKNFSARKPADLRGSKASQLLQRRGPATNKKWFRSSLLREATSTFRVFGAEEQAVVSSLRCVPQTLFVGDHWCHAPGTMFLQ; the protein is encoded by the exons ATGCTGAAGCGCGCAGTCTTTGGGCTCACTCTCCCTGCCGCCGAGCGGCGTCGCCCGGAGCtggcgaagggaaaggcgaaggcaAACGTGCGGTCTCCGCGGAAACAGCGTCTGCAGAGTCgccacgcgcgcgagaggtTCAGCGATGAATCGTCCGAAGACGACGACCTTGCGCGAGAGAACATCGAAGAGGATCCGTCCTCTTCAGACCaggaaaacggggagaattcgtgcgaggagagcgaagaagaagtcCTGGATGCGACTGCGAAACTCGCCCTCATTAAGAAGGCCGCTGCACTCTACGCCACAGACCCGCACTCGTTCTTTGAAGCCATGAAACGCCACGACGCGGATCTGCAGCtgccgaaagagaaaggaaaaggcaagcacaagaagagcggcgctgccgaagaagcgacgcgagaggggaaggcagTCAGACGCGGCGGCAAGCGCGCTGAGcagaaggaggcggagaccaGTCTCTCcgaggacagcgaggacgagtTCGCTATTTAcgacgcttcttcctcggacgaaggagacgcccaagcgagagaggaagacgacgtgGACGAACCGGCGGAACAAAACTTTCGAGGTCACTTTCAGTGCAAATTGTGTCCCAAGAAAATCTTCATCTTCGAGGCCGACCTGGAACGACACCTACAGTCGAAA AAGCATCTtcggcgagaagcagagtGGGAGAAGGAGCACGGCATATCACGCGAGgagggggaggaagcgaCTGATGAGACGCCGACTGCCTCCACTTCAAAAGCCGGCAAAAGGAAGGGCCGGAGAGCTTCTGAAGAGAGCGAGCCTGACCAGTCTGaatcgacgaggaagagtcagcagaaagagaaacgctcgcaaggaggcgagggcgacgcgcgacgcGAAGAGCCCACTGACGCTACACAGAgcaaaaggcagaaaaaagggaaatcGCGAGACTCGGTGACacgcgaaagcggagagCAAGGTGACGGGACGAATACAAatcgaagaaagaagcggcaGCGAAG ggctctcgcctccactATTGGCGtgtctgcggtgtctctgccttcagAAGGACGGTTCCTGTCGATGAGGCGGAGAttcagagaaggaaagaaaaattTCAGCGCAAGAAAGCCCGCCGACTTGCGCGGAAGCAAGGCCTCGCAACTGCTCCAGCGGCGAGGGCCAGCGACGAATAAGAAATGGTTTCGAAGCAGCCTTTTGCGAGAAGCGACATCCACTTTCCGTGTTTTTGGTGCTGAAGAACAAGCGGTAGTTTCATCTTTGCGCTGCGTACCGCAAACGTTGTTTGTGGGAGATCACTGGTGTCATGCCCCCGGGACCATGTTTCTCCAGTAA